The stretch of DNA TCGAATGTGTCTCAATCGTAGCTAATTTGATGTGCACATACATGATGCGATTTGCTTCTCACAATCTTTGCATCTTTGCTGTCAGCTGTGAAATCTTCTACCTCGTGATCTACTGCTTTAGTAAACATTTGATTTCACAAAAATGTCGTTGTTGCTGTCGAGATAAATGAATGTAATAAAGTGTTATCAACAATTTATGTGAAACTTTCTGATGTCAAAAATGTGGAAAGCTCTGCTAAACACGTGATCTTTTTATAGTAATCTTGTTCATTGTCATGTGCAGGTTTAGCTAACTGTATACTGTACCGTACTGTGTTGTATCTATTGATGATAAGCTGTTTCTGTAACACAGTCTCATATGTCTGCTGTGTTTATTTGCCGAGTCAAACCATCAATCATTGGCCGATAATGAACCTTGTATACAGTCACCTCTGTGCTCAATATTGCAGGACTCTGTATGAAATCAGAAGTAGTGAACTTTAaccctgataaagcagcgtgacACATTATCAGTCCACTCAGCTCGTGAAGATATCCTACGATGACTGTCAAGGGTGAAAGCCTGTGGGTGGTTTTATGTGGTTTTCGAGTGAGGAGTGAACCGCAGAGTCCAAAATAAATCTGGCAGGCGGTGTTTTGATGCTTTGCTACATCCTGTTATAGTCAGAAGAGCCCAGATGCCCTActtacatgcacaaacacacacatattcacactGAGATGCAGACATATGCTCTGTTAGAAACAGATAGACTGGCTAATAATATAAGGCTGGATATATACAGTGAATGTATCCTGCAGAAGAAATGAATCATTCGTTTAAAAAACATGCTATGCTACAGAAATGGCATCGGATGGTAATACCGtggtattatattaattatgtgtcCAGAATGCCTTGTATTTCAAAAAGTGCATGGTGTTTCCACTTATTTTCTTTTGGTGAAACATGTTTTACATAAACCCTCTGGAGTAAACATATATTTTGATGATGTTAAGGTCACACTCATCTTCTTGGTAACTACTTCTCCATCTGGCTAGAGGTTTATAATGAGATTATAATTAGTTTATAGCAGATATGCTATACATTTATGATCTTAGCAGTCTGCCTTCCAGTCTGGATGGGAATTAAAACAGAAAAGGACTTGGGATGTGGGTCAAAGTTTCTCCAAATAATGTCTGTAACGAGCTCAGCTGAAGTTTATTAGCACAAACTAAAGCAAGAGTTTTAAACCTGGCTTTATCCGATGTTCAGATCATCAGATAATTAGCTTTctattatttagcttttttaaacaaaacatttttatttatttattttactcttgAACTCGTTCTACCTTTTTGCAGCCCTAGTTAAAATTATGCACAtttagtaaatgaataaataaaatcatttgaattcctagcatttaaaaaaagaacaaaaattgaCCTGCAAGGTCTGTTTTATACTGTATTTGtggaaaatgcattttattaggcTATATGATATATGACTGTGagattcagatatatatatatataaggtataATTAAATCATTGgcacataaataatatatatatatatatatataaaaaaaaactgtacagatGAATTCCATAATTTATTTAAGTACATGTGCATATTATTCTACATAGACATAGATCTGGTATTAAAATCTTATTGCTGCACATGTTAAATACACAATCCTTTTATAAATCTATAAAAGGAAAGACGTCTTCATGGAAAAATGTCCGTTGTGCTACAGGTTATGTGATGCATGTCAGTACAGTTACTCAATGACACATGCTACTCAGAAAAACAGGATGGAAGGGAAGCAGAGAAGAAAGCGTTTGTAAAGTCCACAGAAGCAGATGCGGCTGACGGTCAGAAGCACAATATGAAGCAGCACCGTCATTAGAGCAGAGAAAGGTCAATATACAACACATCGCCAGGCGGTTTAACTAACATCTAGTTCTGGACATCTTATTCCTCCATGAAAATCACTACGTACAATTATATTGGGGTGGATTTTTATAAAGAGCATTTATAAAGAGCTTCCACATAAAATCCCTGCCATCGCAATGGCATTCATACATCCTTAATTTCAGGTTGAGCTATTCCTGTCATTCTCACATAAATATTGACTGCTCCTGTTTTCATTTTAtctcatattttatattatttaattagccGTGGGCAGGATTTCAATGGCGCCATCATATAAAAGGCTATTTTAGTCTGAAGTAAATTCAAAGCAATGATAGTTTAGTTTAGACAAACAGTAGCTcaagtcattttcattttcacagaaTCCTTGAAGCCACGTCCGTCCGGTTCAAGAAAACACACTTGACTTACAGGGGTACACAGGTTAAGTGCCTTCAACTTAAATCAGTGCAATTTTCACATTCCTAGTcataaaaaacagaacaaattaatttacaagGTTGAACTAGTCAATGTCAATATAACAGTACCGAATGAGGGAAAAAAGTGCATGCGGTACAttcatatgaaaaataataactgtCATGATACAATCTTTTCTTGCCTTAAAAACACAAACGGGAAACACAAAGAAAGTGGGGTTAGTCCCTGAGGGCTACAAAGCTACAGACATTTAAGATACTTAAACATCAAGTTAGGGAAAGAATTGGAAAGATACTGTCTGTAAATACGTGACAAGTCTCTATTGGCTTCACACACTTCTGTGATACTTCAACTGATACTGTAGAgtaccagtggttcccaacaccGATCCTtgaggcaccccaacactgcacattctGCATGTCTCCTTTCTCTGACACACCAATTCTTGAAGTCCCTAATAATGAGCTGatgacctgaatcaggtgtgtttgattaaggagacatgcaaaacgTGCAGTGTGGGGTGCCTCCAGGATCGGTGTTGGGaacaataataatgacaataatagtGAAATCTAATGTTGCTGAACTGTGAACTCTTTACATAGGTGTGGTTTTACGGCATCTTGGATCATTATTAAAAGTTTAGGTAAAGCCTCCGCAACCAATTTTCAGACTTGCACAAAACAAGTGCACAAACGCCCTCCAACATTCTCCGGCCAACCATTTCTACATTAGTGCAATTTGACAAAATCTCATAAAACATCTAAAGGCATTTTGCATAAAAAACTGACGGTTTTTGCATAATTTCCATGACAATTAACCCTTGTTCTGTGTTTAAAACACTTTACCTAATTTAGTGTTCCCAGTCGAAAATTAGCAGCCTTTTAAACTGCTTGGAAACATGTCATTAAACAATATTATCATAAGATATTgggattaattttttttgtcagctTGACTGCTTTCAATTAGCACAGGTTTGGAATTTATTTTTGGAGCCCAAAAAGCATAACAATTCTCAAAATATTAAAGGACGTTATTATATCCTGTGTGAACAAAGTCAGCAAGCTTTAGTTTTAGTCCATTAAATAACATTTCGGGGAAAAAGAATCCAGGTCAAAATGACTGGAACACAACATTTAAGCCAACTGTCATCTATTTTCAGTAGCCTTGTGTGGAGGTTCACTGTCTTTAAACCAAAATGGCCTAAAATATTTATCTACCCATTGAAGCACAATGAAACTAATGCTGATTTTGATTTAGTGGTGAACCTTGACATTTCTTTGTGAGATTGTACCAATAGGTTACAaggcttgttgttttttttgttttcaggaCAATCTCATCGTCGTGTGGATTCATGTTGAGTAACATCACCTGATGAGTGATTCAGTGGTCCAGGTGGATGTTTCCTTAAATCACTTTTAGAAATACTTAATTAAGCGAGTCATACGCAGACATGCAATTAAGAAACAAATAAGCGCATCAGTCGATGGACGGATGGAACATGCAAGAATTTCTAAGAAGAATTTCTGTTCCATGAATGCAAATGTGCTTAaaactactaaaataaataataataataatattaaatcctGGCCCTCAAGTGAACCTGTGCACTTCATTTTggaaatgtacacatttttttgCTTATGGGTGTAGAGGGAATGGAAAGAGAAGGTCAGTGGAGATCATCCAGACCGCTGCCATTCTCAAACACGGCACTGGTGAACTGGTGAAAGACCCGGTCCATGTAGGTGCTCTGCCGTGGCCACAGACCCTCCAGGAAGCCAATATGGCCGCCGTGACAGGTGATGAGCAGCGCCACATTAGGGTTCTGCTTCACCGCCTCCACCGGAAAGGCTGAAAATGAAAGACCATTTTTAGCTCAACATGGATGGGACCTTTTCAACTGGTTGGGCCAAAATCAAGTTTCTTTCACTTCACCCCTAAACATAAATGTCACTTTTCTTAACAATAAGGCAATAATGTGCTGTAATCTCTTACCATGATTGGGGGAAAATACATCGTCCGCTGCATTGAGGCACAGCATTGGCACCTGAACAGACTTGATCTTGTGAATGGGGCTCGCGTCTAGATAGTAGTCGTCATTGGATGGATAACCGAACATGATGGATGTGAAACGTTCATCAAACTCTCGGATTGTTTTAGCCTGTGGAATGCAAGCAATAATACGAAATACTACATTAACAGCATGTGACACGGCATTGTGCCAAGTCAGAACGACTGACTCACCTTCATCACGTGGTCTATGTCATACTGTTTTTCAAGAATGGTTCGGTgactgcaaaaagaaaaaaagaggaaaatgtcaGGTTTTGGTGGTTTGGGATCATCTTTATGTAAACAAGAACTCTATTCATAAGAGTGACATGCTTTGtaattaaaggagtagttcacccaaaaatgacaatttgctgaaaatgtactctcccCCAGACCATCcgagatgtagaggagtttgtttctttatgggaacagatttggagaaatgtatcattacatcacttgctcgccaAATGTTACAGAAACCACAGTGCAAGCTTAACTCTCAAAGCCTGACAGAAGCtatttagcttttttaatttcattttgtgtCAAAACTTTTAGCGGCCCAATTAAATGAAAGAGATGTCAGATTTGTTGGTGAGATTAATTCTGGCTGATCCATAACACTGCAAACGGTAGGTCAAGTTGATCGCATAGCATTGTGGGATAGCGTACCCAGTGTAGTGTGCTTTGTTGCAAACATAGAAGGTAATTTGGTTATTATATGCAAGAAGAAAAGTGCATAGCGTACTGCATACTACAGACATGGTAAGAGTAGTAGTAGCATGGTATATATATTGTATCAAACACAACTGTAGCATTTTTTGTAAGTTGACGATAAGCGGCTTTAAAGTTAATTAAAAGTAGAATAAGCCCCATATGTGCAAATTTTAATTTCAACGTCCTGTTCTGGAACTCGGTGTACTTCAGTATAATACGTAACAAATTCTGTTTAATCTTATTTGGCACATTTGGTAACACTCAACAAGAGATCAAACCCAGAAAGGTGGCAGTCGAGGACAATGTCCTCTGCGACGGGactacacacacactgacactaaaCTGTGGTGAGTTAAGCCCGGTTTATCCCCCTCTGACCCCACTGACCGGTCCACGGATGCCTGCAGGCAGCTGGTGAGGTAGGAGTTGAAGAGGAAGCGGTCCAGGGGCTTCTCCAGTGAAGCCGTGCACTCAAACACATCCCAGCCTGCCGAGAAAACCACCACTCCCTTCAGACGCACCTCCGAGCCCTTCCGACCCAGATAGTTCGCCAGCATCATCCTGTATGATGACATTTAGATATGACATTTACCAGAGCGGCGACAACATATAGCGTCTCACATATCCAGATTCATTTGTCTCATCATCATGTGTGGCCGCTAGTTTTTTTGTACACAAGCCGTGTGAAGCTGACCCTTTTCTTTCTGTAAGACAGAGCGGTTTAGAGCGCCGTGCTGCTGACTCAGCTTTTACTTAGAACCAGGAataaatttaggttgaaatgacGCTGTGAGGATCTGGGAAATGAAATGTCATCTGGGGAAATACATGAATGAGCAAAGCATGAATTGgggacactttaaaataccagTCAGGAATAAACATGTTAGTATAATGCTTTTCAAGGAAAAACATCCATTTTTCAGTCGTGTATGGGTGTGTTTCCTTCATAATAGATGATGTATTAATGAAGTGCAGTATGTGTGGAGGTCACATGGATACATGGAGGCTTCATATATCAATAACAGTCTTTTCTATGTTTGATTACATAAGTTTGTCTGTGTTTCTCACTTCACAGAAATTTAAATCAGTTTTCCCAATAATtttaaccagcacaactgttttcggcattgataataatagtaaatgcttcttgagcagcagatcagcatattagactcatttctgaagatcatgtgactctgaagaccggaggaatgatgctgaaaattcagctgtgcatcacagaaataaattactttttaaaatatattaaactccAAAACATATATTAAACTCCTTTTACATTCgaaaaatatttcactatatttagaaatgaatgcagccttggtgagcagaggaGACCCCAGACTTCTGAATGCTGGAGGATTTCACACAGACAACTGCATGCTGACTCTGTTTAATTAAAGACTCTGTACAGTTCAGTGGAATCAGTGGAAAACACACTGCTAGGATTCCCATTTAAGGGCAGGATAAAaccctgtgtgtgagtgtgtgtgtgtgtgcgcgtgtgtgttaaACCCACCCGCCCATTGAAACCCCAGCCGCCATGAGTGGAGCTTTGTCAATGGTGCGCTGGACATGTTCGATGACCACCTCCAGATCCTCTGTGTTGGCTGCGCAGTACGTCCTAGGCGTCTGGAGCACAGTGAGCAGAAGATATAAGACaaccacagacacacaccagaGATCTGCATTTATACTCAGGGAATCTTACAACCTAAGGATCAAGCATGCATTTACTGATTTTTCCTACAATTACATCTATTTCAATGGGACAATATCATGCATCTGCAACGGCTTTTATGAAGATTCTCTCAACAtcttcaaacattgcattactaGCTCTGAGTATCACAGCAGGGATTTTAAGCGTCTTCTGTTGGACGGAAAAAGCAACACAGTTCTTGAGTCAGAGGAAAGGATTTATCGACATGCTCTTGTGTACAAAGCTTACAAACATTACATAACTTCATCTGAATAACTGATACTCATGCTGGCAGAAGTGTGTGTTGCTTGTGCCAAAGGTTAACGTGACaacattttggtttaagttactgaACAAAACACCGAGATAAAAGGTTCTCTTTACCAGTAGCTTTTCACCCGATACTCCTCTGTTATTGAACACCACACATCTGAAAAACACAAGAAAGGATTCCCAGAACGTTTTTGTAGTTGAATACTTCATGTTCTAAAGGCATTCATTCATTTGTGTAAAGTATAAAGTACGTCCAGTTTTGTAGActacattatatttctatatCACTACaccacactcgcacacacacacacacacacaagttctcAGGCACACAGGCAATATCTTGTTTCACTGCATGTGTATGACACACAGTACATGTATGGAGCTGATATGAGTTATCTGATATAACATGTAACTCTGTACAGTCAAACTACATTCCTCCTGCAGGCCTTATCTACTTCTGCTCTCGTCCTTCAAACAGGTTTGATATCGCTCCTCCATTTAAGCTACGCTACTTTCTTTCTCTACATTTCATTCTTGATTTCTTAGGTACTTCTCCAAACACAAACTGCTGTTATATcatcaactaaaactaaaaggggCCCCTTACACGACAACATTTTCAGTCAAAAACTGGACGTGTTTTGCCGGTTCATTTACATGGCATCTGTGTTTTGGGGACAGAaaacacatatttttgaaaacaggTTTCAACGTTGCATGTTCCTGACTACCTGACAAAGATGGAAATATTTCAAGCCATGTTTAAACATGTTTAGAGAGTTCAAGTTCATGTTTAACATAAATcctgttaatataatattaacagatatttGTTTAAATAGAGCTCAGTGTCCATTTTTAATTAGCTTATAGTATCACAGATTACTATATTACTACGTATATCACTGAATGTTATAGTTTTTGCaatatttgaaatgaaattttgttttcatatttaattatagTTAAAGTTCTAGTAATTCtgatgtgtgtttttgtcattttaatagtttttttttatgtctatatatatatatttttttattattagttttaagtTTAGCTTTTGTTATTTCAGTActtctaatttatttaaaaaataacagttCAATCAGGCAATTAGAtgaaataaagttttatattttaaaatatatatttcttttcttttagacaTTGTACACATGGAGTGTAATACATGGCAAAAACTGTCAACCCTCTTACCTTTCTAAAGCATCCCTGGACATATTATTACACAGATTGGtcaattattgtattattaattaataaatattttttgtgcaatGACGGCTAAACCGTATAACAGACCACTGTCTCTCTGTTACACTAGTTTTACATCTCTCACATCACACCGCTGTCTCTTTCTTCTCAAATAActaaaagaaaatcataaaaatcataCCAAAACATAATTTACTAAGTATACTGCacgcattttaaaatgaaaaagaccAATTTCAACATCTAAACAGCGGAGATCCTGAAAGTCTGTACACAAATGGCTCATTGATACTTCACGAGGTAAAAAATGCTCAGCTGCAAAACAAAGTTAACATCTATAGCACACGTCACTGATTCTGTGTCAGTGTGCACAAAGATGTTACAGGGGTATTGTAAGCTACTCATGTTCTGGTGCAGGTGTGGCATAAAGCTTACAAAAGCATCCATTCAAGCCTTTCTGAATCTCACGGTACAAAATATGCACAGCTAATGGAAACTGCTGCTGTTGAAGTGCACTACTGCTGCGGTTAGGATTCAAGTTGAAGGGCAAGGAGAACACAGTTGTGCATTATAAAAACTGAGAAATTGTGATGATTGTAAAATATCCGATATAAGCAAACTTGTAGCGGCACATCAACTTATCAATATATTAATGTGCTTTTAAGAATTTTAAATTCACAGGAATGATGTGTAAGTCATAAAAAGGACACAAGAGCATCATACAAATATCACACATATATCATAAAAGTAGTCTGTTCAGTCTGAGCCAGTTAGGTGAAATTGACAGATAAATTCAGTTAGTTTTTCCCCCAGAATGATTCAGTTTTTGACATTTAGAACAttt from Carassius gibelio isolate Cgi1373 ecotype wild population from Czech Republic chromosome B2, carGib1.2-hapl.c, whole genome shotgun sequence encodes:
- the LOC127950974 gene encoding phospholipase ABHD3, giving the protein MISLELNFNLFTSDLSHYFKNQVKVGLLGSGVGLSVVLGFSAAYACYYLLSVAKKPILISGGKKFHQFLRDKCPVVSETYYPPFWCWESRVQTLLRPFVTAKPWVNYRNELITAPDGGQISLDWFDNDDSASHPDQSTRPTVLLLPGLTGTSRESYILHMVQQSRDLGYRCVVFNNRGVSGEKLLTPRTYCAANTEDLEVVIEHVQRTIDKAPLMAAGVSMGGMMLANYLGRKGSEVRLKGVVVFSAGWDVFECTASLEKPLDRFLFNSYLTSCLQASVDRHRTILEKQYDIDHVMKAKTIREFDERFTSIMFGYPSNDDYYLDASPIHKIKSVQVPMLCLNAADDVFSPNHAFPVEAVKQNPNVALLITCHGGHIGFLEGLWPRQSTYMDRVFHQFTSAVFENGSGLDDLH